A genomic window from Sphingobacterium spiritivorum includes:
- a CDS encoding aminotransferase class IV produces MSTTYINCNGKIVPESDAVVSADNRAFRYGDGLFETMLWKDGDIRFLPFHIERLQEGLRMLHMEDAHRFDAFFIKSKTEELIRKNNMLGQQVRVRLIVYRDGGGLYGPETNKTAYVLQIARIPESLRDKKVGLIVDLYTEYRKPYSDLSKLKSNNALIYVMAGLHKRKHRFDEVLLLNQEGYLCEALSSNIFVFYEKVLYTPAISEGCIAGVMRRVVMDMATDEGIAVVEAQISPEIMSQADEIFCTNAVHGVQWVMGYKQKRYFNKISRILQEKLLTWNYQTEE; encoded by the coding sequence ATGTCTACAACATATATTAATTGCAACGGGAAGATTGTGCCCGAAAGCGACGCTGTGGTGTCTGCCGACAACAGAGCTTTCCGGTATGGTGACGGTCTCTTTGAGACTATGCTATGGAAAGACGGAGATATCCGGTTTTTACCCTTTCATATAGAGCGTTTGCAGGAAGGACTCCGGATGCTGCATATGGAAGATGCGCATCGGTTTGATGCCTTTTTTATCAAGTCCAAGACGGAAGAATTGATTCGTAAGAATAATATGCTGGGGCAGCAGGTACGGGTACGTTTGATCGTCTATCGTGATGGGGGAGGATTATATGGTCCGGAAACCAATAAAACGGCTTATGTGCTTCAAATTGCACGTATACCGGAATCGCTAAGAGATAAGAAGGTTGGCCTTATTGTAGATCTGTATACGGAATACCGCAAACCTTACAGCGATCTTTCCAAGCTGAAATCCAATAATGCTTTGATATATGTCATGGCGGGTCTGCATAAACGAAAGCATCGTTTTGATGAAGTATTGTTACTTAATCAGGAGGGGTATCTCTGTGAAGCCTTGTCTTCGAATATATTTGTGTTTTATGAAAAGGTATTATACACTCCTGCGATCTCAGAAGGTTGTATAGCCGGGGTAATGCGCAGAGTGGTGATGGATATGGCTACGGATGAAGGTATAGCTGTAGTAGAGGCGCAGATCAGTCCCGAGATTATGAGTCAGGCAGATGAGATCTTTTGTACCAATGCGGTGCATGGAGTACAATGGGTAATGGGGTACAAGCAAAAACGATATTTTAATAAAATATCCAGAATATT